A segment of the Leptolyngbya sp. NIES-3755 genome:
CCATGCGGCTCATGTCCCGGATAAGGATAGCCTGGAAGCTGACACTGCCAATTGGGAGTCACCAAGCAAAAGGTATCCCACCGTTTTTCTTTCCAGGAATAAGCGATCGTATGTTTTTCAAAGATGAGATGATCAATGCCTTTTTCTTTCAGACAGTAGCTCATCGATAAGCCAGATTGACCCCCACCAATAATGATGACTGAATAGTGAGTTTGCATTGTGAAAAATCCGTAACTTGATTGCAGCGTAAACGAGAATGGTCGTGAAATGTTGTAATTCTCACTACCGAGACTATGAACCGAGCGACATATAAGTAGTAGAGCGAACCCGTAATCTTGCCTCTGTCGATCGGCTGATGCGATCGGAAAAGTGTTGCAGATAAGCTACGTATGCGTCGGATCTAGCCCCTATCCTTTCGGACACGATACAGGAGTTTTGCGATTGTTTTTCAGCTAAAAATTTCTCCAGAGAATCTAATATGTGTGCTCTACCCTGTTCTCTTTCAGGTACGAAAGTTTTAGTGACCGGAGCGAGTGGTTTTATTGGTCATCCTCTCTGTCAGCGACTTCATCAGCATCAAGCCCAAGTCTTCGGAGTGTCACGGTTTCCACGGGAATCGACTGGCGCAATTCGATGGATGCAGGCAGATGTCGCAAGCTTAGAAGAGATGCAGCGAATTATCACTCAAGTGAAGCCTGATCTTCTCTTTCATTTGGCTGCGGATGTGTCTGCGTCTCGCGGTTTAGAGGCAGTTCGATCGACGTTACAAGGCAATTTGGTCAGTACGGTTAATTTGCTGACTCTGATGGCTGAGATGGGTGGGCGAGTGGTTTTAGCGGGATCGCTCGAAGAACCGGATCAAGGGGAATTCTCGATCGCGTCTTCTCCGTATGCGGCAGCAAAATGGGCAAGTACGATCTATGCTCAAATGTTTCAACAGTTGTATCAATTGTCGATCGTGAGAGCACGATTGTTCATGGTATACGGTCCGGGACAGATGAACTTTAAGAAGTTGATCCCTTACGTGACATTGGCATTGTTAGATGGGGAAGCGCCTCAGTTATCGAGTGGACAGCGGTTGATTGATTGGATTTACATCGATGATGTGGTCGATGGATTGATTGCGGCGGCACAATCTTCAGAAGATGGATTGTTTGAAGTTGGTTCTGGAACACTTACTTCGATTACTGAAGTCGTGCGTCACCTGAATCAAATGATCAATCCGAACATTCAACCGATATTTGGAGCATTGTCCGATCGACCCATGGAACAAGTCAGAGTCGCCAACCTTGAGGATTCGATGTCAAAGCTCAACTGGAGACCCAAGGTTTCTCTAGAGGAAGGATTGGCGCGAACGGTCGAATGGTATAGGCATTACCATCAAGCTACGCTGCGATCGTGTGCTTAAATCCAACCCTGCACGATCGCAGAATAAATCGCTTGATATCGCGTTCGAGCCTTTAATTTGCTCATCACATTATTAAGGTGAAATTTAACTGTACTTTCGCTAATGATTAATTGATCTGCAATGTCTCGATCGCGAAATCCTTGCGTTAACAATCGTAGAATTTCAATTTCTCGATCCGATAACACTGAAGATTCAACGATCGAGACTTTCAGCAAAATTTGAATCACATTGCGATCGGGATTCAGTTGAATTTGTAGCGCAGTCGGAAACATACGATCGCACAATCGTTTGAATTCGTCCAAAGAATCAATCATTGGCACAATCGCATCTAAAGAGACAAAATCATCTCCATACATCAACTTTCCATAAGTACAATTGAGCGTTTCTAACATCTCAGCCACTTTCAGAAAGCCATAGACGATCGAAGGGGAGAGCGGTTTCTCTGTTCCGACTAACGTAAAACGTGCCTGCTTTAACACTGAGACTAATTGATCAGATAACATCCATTCGCTAAATCGCGGTTGTAGCGTTGAAGACTGTTGTTGCTGAGACTTGATCGCGGTGTCTAATGAAATCGTGACAATCGTGCATAACGTTTGCAGCACTTCAAGAAAAGCAGGTTCTAAAGGGTTGCAGCTAAACATCACTAACACCCCCAAAACGCGATCGTTCGCAACTAAGGGATAGCCCGCAAAGCCAGAAATATTATTCTCGATCGCCCATGCTCGATCGCCCACCCACGATTCCGCAGGCAAATTATTACTCAAAAACGACACCCGATTCAGCGCAATTTTCCCAACTTTGTAAGCACCCAGTGGCACTCGTCCAAATTTGCCATCGATTCGAGTCGATAAGCCCGAAGATGCCACCAATTTCAGCACCGTTTGATCCGGTTCTAATAGCCACAATCGTGCCATTGCACCCGAAAATTTCTCCACTAATCCAGAAGTCACCGATCGCGCAATCTCTTCTGGCGCAAGACAGCCCGAAAAGCCTTGAGCAATCTCATTGACCTGCTGGAGATCAAATAAAATTCGATTCGGATCGGCGGTAAACTCAGCCATAGACCCTCTCGACTTCAGTAGCGTGACCCACCGTAACGTGATTCCCGAACCAAAACTGATCGTTTGCGAACGATTTTTAACAGGATTAACAATTCTCTATTTGATCGATTGAGACGATTCTCATTTCACGCGCTAGTGTTAGAGAACACGATATCGGAGACTCCGCTAAAATGGCAACGAAACAGCAGTTTAACAGTTTTGAGGAACTGATTTCCGGCTCTCAAACGCCCATCCTTGTAGACTTCTACGCGACTTGGTGCGGTCCTTGCCAAATGATGTCTGGCTTTCTCGATCTGGTGAAGGATAGCCTCCAAGACCAGATGAAAATCGTTAAGATCGATGTAGACAAGTACCCGGAAATTGCTAGTCAATATGATATCTCGGCACTTCCGACTTTGGTACTGTTCAAAGAAGCGAAACCGGTCGATCGCATTGAAGGTGTCCTGAGACCGCAACAACTCATCGATCGGGTTCAGCCGTTTCTCTAAAATCTGAACTCGTACTCGAAGATCCCTTGAGTATCGCCAGAGAAGTTGGTTGAGCCACGGAACAGGAAGTTTTCGTTAAATCGATAGCGAATCCCGAACTGAGTTGGCTGATCCGCCGTTAACACTCGTAACACCGATGCTGATAAGTTACCTGTGATATCGAATCCAACTTCAGCAGCAAGTCCAAGCGTCGATCCGCGCTGTTGACCTCGATCGAGCAAGGTTGGAAATAATCGAAAATCGCTCAGACCCAGTGCATTTCCAATAAAGCCCTGAATGTTCGTCAACAGCGCTGATCCTGCTAGGTTTGCAATTCCTAACGTACTATCGCCCCGTCCTAAAGTATTCACAAATCCGCCACCGATCAAAGAAACAATCTCATTGCGACTGCGGCTCGGACTGCTTGTGAGTTGTAAGTTCTGGAACAATTGGCTGGCAGGTCCGGCGACACTAGCTTGAATTCGTACCGTTCGGAGTGAGCCGAAATTTGCAACCGCAACAGAATCATCCGTAAACTCTGAACTTCCAGGAGCCGCGATTCGACTGCGAGTGACTTCTGGAACCGATGCAATCAGACGGACATTCAGCACCGGATCAAGACCTCGATCGCGCTCAAAAATTGCGGTCTGCGGATAGCCTCGCTCTAACACGAACTGAGTCGTAAATAAGTTAACTTGTCCACTTCTAAGGCGAATCGTGCCTTCGGGTCTCGGCGCATCGATCGTTCCGGTTACGTTTAAATCACCAAAAGCGACAAAGTTAATCAGCGGCGCTTGAACAATCTGAACTCGATCGCCCAACACGAGCCTTAAATTGTTAAATCTCACCACAGGCTGAATTCCAGTTGGTGCAGTTGGCGCAGTGCTGGGTGTCGTTGGAGTTCCGCCTGCGGCTGTGGTGTCTGGAAGTTGAATCTGTCCGTTTGCGAGTTGAACCTGTCCGCCAATTTCGGGAGCCAGCGCGGTTCCAGTCACCGCAATGTTTCCGCTGACACCCCCTTGATACAGTCCTCTTCGATCGATGCGGATGCGATCGAGATTAATCACCAACGGATTGTTCGGATCAGCATCTGCCGCGACAAGGATCGGTAATACTCCTTTGGCGGTGACTTGTCCGTTGTCGAACTGTCCTTGGACCCCTTGAACGAGAATGCGATCGCGGTTAAACACGATCGAGCCATTGATATTCTTTAACGGAGCTTGGAGTGCAGTAGCTTCGATCGTCGCACCATTCAAATTGATTGCACCTACCACTTCTGGACGTAACAAAGTTCCTGAAATATTGAGCTTCACATCACCTTGCCCGCCGCGCCAAGCAAGTTGTGGCACAAACACATTCAGCACAGAGAGTCCTTCATTTCTCACATCAAGATTGAGACTAATTTCATTGCTTGTCGGTCGAACACTTTCTGGCAACAGTTGATACGGAATACTGCCATCGATTCGGACAGGTTCATTGGGTGAGGTGGCAAGTGCAATATTGCTCCCAAAATTCAGCCGAGCATTGTTGTAAGTAAAGTTGCCTGTGGCAGTTTCAACAGGGGTCGCATCAAGGAACCCATCAATCACTTGAACCTGTCCCACAACAGAAGGATTCGTGCGAGTCCCGCTAATCGTGACCGTTGAATTGAGTTTGCCACTAATGTCGAGTGGGAGCGGATAAAAGCGATCGATTTGTTCGATCGGTAAGTTCTGAGCGGTTAACTGCCCGAATTGTGTCTCACCACCGAACTGTCCGGTTAAGTTAATCTGAGAGCTACCAGATTGAATTCGCAGCGGTTCTAAGCTGACCACACCATTGTTTAAGCTACCCAAAGCAATCACAGATTCAGCCGTCAGAACACGATCGTTCACAGGTTGCAACTGTCCATTCACCAATCGAATCTGAGCTTGATACGGACGATACTCAACATTCTGCGCTCTCAAATCAAACTCAGCTTGAACCCCTTCTGAAAGTGAGCCACTGACTGTAATTTCACCGCCAAAGTTACCGCGCACATCTGCGGTTTGAGGAATTCGATTTTCTGCGATCGCTTGATTGTTTAATCGCAGTAACGTATTGATCTCAGCAAATCGCCGCAGTTGATCGAGTAAAGAAGCTTGTGGATCACCGACCGGAACTGGATTGAGTGCATTAGCGCGATCGTAAGTTGGAGCTTGTGCGCCACGAGTAAAATCTTGCAGATCAAAGAACTGTAAACCGCCCAGTACATCTTCGATTCTGCCTTGTGCGATCGTGATTTTGCCATTGAATCTCGGAGCAGCCCTCAGATCGACATTGCCTGAAAGCGTGTACTTGCTCTGTCCGCTCGTCAGGGTTGTATCGCTAAATTCAAAAACATTGTTCCGATTCACAAAAGCGGTCGTAGCAACATCCGTTCGGAACGTTCCAATTCGTAGATTTTGTACGGTCGCATTTCCGTCAAGCACACGTAGGCGATCGAGATCAATATTCAGATTGCCTGCTAATGTTCCACCCACTCCACCAAATTGAGCGAGATTCACACCTGGAAGGACAAAACCATCGATCGGGAATTGTCGGATCGCAACCTGGAATATATTACCTCTGGTCTGTCCAGCTAAGGTTGCTTCGCCGCGTTGAACGAGCAGCGATCGAGGTCTAAAGCTCGGTTCTAAGTCCAATGCAATCCGATCTTGAGCACCTTGAACATTCAGGTTAAAGCCTCGCGGGAGTAGATTTAAGTTTCCGCTCAAAACAGGATCGAACGTGACCCCATTCAGGGAGAGTCCGCGAACAGTGACATTACTGACAACTCTAGGACTATCAGGCGTTCCAGTGATGCGTCCGATCAGATCGACTGCTCCAGCGAGTTGAGTCACCGGAGGACGAGGAATCGGCAGATTGTTCAGATCATATCCAGTGGCTTGAATGGCTAAATCAAGTCCCGTAATTCGGGGTGTTCCGCTTACATCCGCTAAGATTGCGCCATTCGCTCGAAATCCTTGTGCAGTAGCTTGTGGAATGTTCAAGCGCTGACCATCCCAATTGATCTGTGCAGTTAAAGGCTGATCAATCAGAGCAATTCCTTGCGACAATCTCACCTGTCCATCGGCTCGAATCGCATCCGGTCGGATTGCATTCAACGCGCCCGCCAGTCGAACATTCCCACTCAAATCACCGCGTAATTGTGGTGAGAATTGATTGAGTGCAATGCCAGCGATTTGGGTATCCGCTTGAAAACGTCCTGCGATCGCATTAAAGTTCGCATTGACAAAACTATTTCCATTTGTGAGTCTCGCTTGTCCTCGCGCCTGAACATTCTCTAGTCCTGGTGCCGTCAATGATCCTGCTACTTCTGCATTTCCATTGATCAATCCTTGAACTTGGGGCGCAAATTGACTCGCTTGCACATTAGAAGCTTGAACGGTTCCTTGCCAACGTTGCCCGATCGTTCTGCCTTGAGCCGTGAGCGTTCCCCCTGCAACTTGGAACACAGCATTTCGCAGAATCGTATTGCCGCCTGTGACAACCACTTCACCTGTACCCGGATAAGTCGCTTCTGGAGCTTGGAACTGAGCGATCGTTTGCACTTGATCTAATCGCCCAATGATCTGTCCTCGTGCATTCACGCGCCCGATTGTAACGGGTAAATTTCCAGCATTGTACAATTGTGCGATCGCATCTCCCGGAACATTCTGAGCTTGATAATTAATTGCGATCGACTGTGGCGCATTCAAATCTATGTTGCCACTTGCAACCACTGTTCCACCCGCTTGAGGAGTAGCGCGAATGTTCGAGAGGGCTAAATTTAAGGTCTCTGTATCAAAGCGAAAATCTGTACTCGCTTGAGTCAAATTAATGCGATCGACTCTAGCAGTTCTCGTGTTCCGAACTCGACCTGTGATAATTGGAGTTTCTGCTTCCCCTGTTACTCGAATGTCTGCGGTTGCTTCTCCAGTTGCATCAAACGGAAGATCAACTTGAAACGTATCAAAAAAGTCTTCAACCCGAACGGCTCTGACATTAGCGGATAGATTGTAGCCCTTCTCAGTATCAATCTTGCCATTTGCAGTCAGCGGAATCTTACCAAGCTGCGATCGCACTTTATCCAGAGTGATCACCGTATCATCAATCTGCAAGTTCCCCGATGACCTGGAGAATTCTGGCTGTAGCTGCGGAATCTGAACCGTCACATCTTTGAAATCGGCTGTTCCTTTGACCACTGGACGTTGATTCGGTCTGAGTTGAACATTCACATTGCCATTCGTTCGACCTTGCCTGAGATTGATCGGCAGCTTCACCAATCGATCGATTTCTGCGACTAAAAATTCTTTTGCTCGAATGTTCAGATTCGAGTTCAGACCGTCTTTAACAAGCGTTTCACCTTTAATGTCGATCGCGCCTTGCTTGGTCGATTCACCATCGAGATCATAAGCAATCCGTTGATTGTTATCAAAGAAATTTGCTGCTCCTGTAACTTGCCGCAATGTAATTGGAACTCTTTGCTGTCCTGGTTTTGGAAAAGCATCAAGTTCAACATTGGCATCTCTAAATCGAATGCGATCGAGTTGCGTTCTAATCAGTCCTTCTTGCTCCTGAGCTTTGATCTGCGTTTTAACCCAAACCCCATCTTTTTGCTGATCGAGATACACATCTGGCTGCAACAAAGTGATATCGAGCTTCAACGTGCGAGTGAGCAACAATTGTAACAAGTTAAAGTTCACTTCCACCCCTTCAACCGAAGCGCGATCGCGATCGTTCGGAGTTGCCGGAATCGAACTTTTACCAAACCGCAAACTCGACAGTGAGAAGCCTTCGACCTGTCCGAGATCCACGGGTCGATCGAGCAATTCACTTAAATTTTGTTCAACCAGCGGTGCGAGATCGTTCTGTACGAATCTTGACCCGTACCAGATGCCCACACCGAGTCCTAAGGCACTGAGAATTGCGATCGGCACTCCGACGCGACCCAGCAGCACAAGCCACAAACGACGACGAGCGGGAGTTTCGGGACGATTGTTCGGATCGGGGGATTGAGTCATCGGCTTGAATTTCGAGAGAAAGCCAATCTACCATTACCACACCCACGAAACTCTAGTGCAAAGAATTTGACAAAACCTATCGATAGGAATGATTTTGAACTCGATTGATCGATCGTCTTTTCGCACAATGCTCATGAATTTGCGGGTTCAGTATTAGACTCTGCTAGACTCTAATTCGTTCATCGTTCTTGCACTCCTGTCCGGATTTTGAGAGTCAAGGGAATTTTGTAAAGTTGGAAGCCAATGATTCACCTGATTCAACAACGAGCTACCCCACAGCAAATCGAAGAGATGTTGGCAGGAGCAGGGCTATACATTAAGCTGGCAGTAGACATCAAACGCGAGATTTTAGCAGGAGGCGGAATTCTTCATGCAGATTGTGAGCGAGTCTTACTAGAAAATGGCAGTGTTCAAACAAACATCTGGGGTGCAAACTGGTACGCGATCAATGCCAGCTTAGACTACGAATCATTGATTAACATTCGTCCAAAGCAGGGAAATCGCTCAATGAACATCCAAGACCCCTCGATTTGCGATCGTATTTTAGAAATCACACACCGATTGTTAGGAGAAAGCTGATGGCTGTTGTCGATTGGGAAGCACTCAGACAGCGATATCAAGAGGCAGATATTTCAACCCGATTAGGTGCACTAGCTTCTAACCTGTCGCGCATTCACTCGTTAACGCTGCGGCGAGAGCAATCTGAAGTCGTTGTTCATCTCATTCGTGAGAGTCAGTTCTTAATTGAATGGACTGCTCCTAATTTAGAGATTGAGTTTGCGGCGGAATTAGTTGAACTGCAACGGCTTTTAGGAAGTTGGTATTATCACTGGAATATGGTTTGGACAACTTCAGTTCATCGAGATCAAATCGTTGAGCAAACACAGCATTGGGCAGAGAAGGTATTAGAGCGATCGTTTATCTTGTGAATAACCGCGATCGCTCTAATACCTTCTAAATCGCACAACTCAAGTCGCCTGCTCTTTGGGTAAAGCGCAAATTCTCCCGATAGTCTACTGGACAATCAATCACGGCTGGAACATCTTGATCGAGTGCTTCTTTCAACGTTGGAATCAGTTCAGCAACCGATTGGACTCGGTAGCCCTTTAAGCCCATGCTTTCCGCAAATTTGACGAAATCAGGATTGCCAAACTTGATAAACGAAGAATGTCCAAAATGGTTCTCTTGCTTCCACTCGATCAAGCCGTAGCCACCATCATTAAAGATGATCGTCACAAAAGCAGTTCCGACTCTCAGCGCGGTTTCTAGCTCCTGACAGTTCATCATGAAGCCACCATCCCCCGTAACCGCAACAATCTTACGATCGGGATGTACCAATTTTGCTGCGATCGCACCCGGAATTGCAATCCCCATCGCTGCAAATCCGTTGGAAATGATGCAAGTATTCGGACGATGACAGTGGTAGTGTCGAGCCATCCACATCTTATGAGCACCGACATCAGAGATCACAATGTCATCGGCTCCCATCACTTGCCGTAAGTCGTAGATCAGCTTCTGAGGCTTGATCGGGAAACCTTCATCGTTCGCATATTGGGAATAGTCACTGCGAATTTCAGCCCGCAAATTGAGAACATGAGGATCAGGCTTGCCATCTCGATCGCAGCGATACAAAATCTCTTGAAGTGAGTCGGAAATTTCACCGACGACTTCTGCGATCGGCATATAGCTACTATCGACTTCAGCGGGTGTACTGCCAATGTGAATGACTGGAATTTTGCCGTCTGGATTCCATTTCTTCGGGGAGTATTCGATCAAGTCATACCCGATCGCAATCACTAAATCAGCTTGATCAAATCCACAGCTAATATAGTCTCGTTGCTGTAGTCCAACTGCCCACAGTGCTAAGGGATGCGGATAAGGAATCACCCCTTTACCCATAAACGTATTCGCAACGGGAATATTTAATCGAGTCGCGAACTTAGTTAACATCTCACTTGCATCACCACGAATTGCGCCATTTCCAACCAAGATCAAGGGATTTTCGGCATCATTGATCGCAGCGGCAGCTTTCTCGATACTGCGAAAGGAAGCAAAGGATTTTTCAATGTTGTCACAAATTAAAGGTTTACCTTCGACGGGCATAGCTGCAATGTTTTCAGGAAGATCAATATGAACGGCTCCAGGCTTTTCAGTTTGAGCAATCTTGAACGCTTTGCGAACAATCTCTGCGGTGTTACTCGGTCGCACGATCTGAGCATTCCACTTGGTCACAGGTGCGAACATCGCAACGAGATCAAGATATTGATGCGATTCGATGTGCATTCGATCGGTTCCGACTTGTCCGGTGATTGCGACTAATGGAGCACGATCGAGGTTGGCATCTGCCACTCCGGTCATCAAATTCGTTGCACCTGGACCTAATGTGGATAAACACACTCCGGCTCTTCCGGTGAGTCGTCCATAGACATCTGCCATGAATGCTGCACCTTGTTCGTGTCGAGTGGTGATGAATTGAATTGATGAACCTTGTAGAGCTTCTAAAACGTGCAGGTTTTCTTCTCCAGGTAGACCAAAAATGTATTCCACACCTTCAGCTTCCAAACATCGGACTAATAGTTCTGCGGTATTCATGCTCATCTCCTGGGATAGGGAATTGTCCGTATAGTGATAGCTCAGAATTTGCGAATTAAAAAACGTTTTTATTGATGGATTGGGACTCGATCGCTACTATTTCACCCAAATCGTTTTGACATTGACGAACTCTAGAATGCCTTCGCGTCCTAATTCTCGTCCGAAGCCCGATCGCTTAATTCCGCCAAAGGGTAATTTCACATCAGACTTCACCATGTCATTAATAAACACTGATCCAGACTCGATTTCCTGAATCAATCGATCGCGTTCGGTTTCGTCCTGTGTCCAAGCACTCGCACCCAGTCCAAACGGAGAATCATTGGCACGAGCGATCGCACTTTCTAAATCAGGCACTCGGAACACTAAAGCAACTGGACCAAAAAACTCGTCATACTCTGCCAAACAGCCTTTGGGAATCTCAGACAAAATTGTTGGTGGATAGAAATTACCGGGTCGATCGTGAATCGGTTCACCCCCGATCAGAACTTTTGCACCTTGCTGAATCGAGGTTTGAACTTGCTGATCTAAGTCTTTCAGAATTCCCGGAGTTGCAAGGGGTCCAATGTCAGTCTCCGGTAACATTGGATCGCCGATTTTCAGAGCCTTGTATTGTTCAATTAATCGATCGACAAATTGATCAGCAATTTCATCAGCAACAATAAAACGTTTTGCAGCAATACAAGACTGTCCATTGTTAATCATTCGGGCGGTGACTGCTGTTTTCACTGCCTGATCAAGATCTGCGCTCGGCATCACAATAAAAGGATCACTGCCACCGAGTTCCAGCACGACTTTCTTAATCTGCTTTCCTGCGATCGAGGCTAAACTTGCTCCAGCGGGTTCACTTCCAGTTAGAGTTGCCGCTTTTACTCGATCGTCTTCTACAATCGCTGCAACTTTGTCGGCTCCCACTAATAAAGTTTGAAATGCTCCAGTGGGAAAGCCAGCACGAGTAAAAACTTCCTCGATCGCAAGGGCGGACTGTGGCACATTTGAGGCATGTTTGAGCAAGCCAACATTACCTGCCATCAGTGCGGGAGCAGCAAACCGAAACACTTGCCAAAATGGGAAATTCCACGGCATCACAGCCAAAATTATGCCTAAGGGTTGATAGCGTACAAAGCTCGATGATGCTTCGGTTTGAATCGGCACATCTGCGAGAAATTCATCCGCTTTTTCAGCATAGAAGCGACAAACTGAAGCCGATTTTTCCACTTCCGCGATCGCAGCTTTGATCGGTTTACCCATTTCCAGCGTGATCAATGTTCCGAAGCGATCGCGCTCTTGTTCTAAAATGTTCGCGGCTGCCAAAAGCCATTCCGCACGTTGGGACATCGGAATCGATCGAGACTTCAAAAACTGCGAATGAGCAATTTCAATTCGAGTCTCGATCTCAGCATCCGACAGCGCATCAAAGGTTTTGATAGTTTCTCCGGTCACAGGGTTGATTGTTGCGATAGTCATCCCGCTACCTCTCTTAAAAAAATAAACAGCACAAAAAGAGCGATCGTTCTGGTCGCTATCACAATGGGCTGAAGTGGTAATTCTTTCACAACTAAAAACGTGCAGCTTGCAGCGTTATTCCAACTAAATGCTTCTATCTCTAATTCTGACAACGATCGCACAGAACAGTGAATAAACTATGATTAAGATTGTGAATGTAACCACTCATAGTTTGTTTAACTTGTTCATACAAATTAGAAAACAGAAATATTGCTGACGGCAAAATAGTGAAATCTTGCAGAAAGCTTAAGGTTTTTTTTGTCACTACAAATCCAAATTTGGAATCCTGTACGATAACAATCAATTAGGCATTGCGATCTGGATAAAGCATTACTTTGCTGGAT
Coding sequences within it:
- a CDS encoding thiamine pyrophosphate enzyme (similar to AA sequence:cyanobase_aa:LBDG_33910), whose product is MNTAELLVRCLEAEGVEYIFGLPGEENLHVLEALQGSSIQFITTRHEQGAAFMADVYGRLTGRAGVCLSTLGPGATNLMTGVADANLDRAPLVAITGQVGTDRMHIESHQYLDLVAMFAPVTKWNAQIVRPSNTAEIVRKAFKIAQTEKPGAVHIDLPENIAAMPVEGKPLICDNIEKSFASFRSIEKAAAAINDAENPLILVGNGAIRGDASEMLTKFATRLNIPVANTFMGKGVIPYPHPLALWAVGLQQRDYISCGFDQADLVIAIGYDLIEYSPKKWNPDGKIPVIHIGSTPAEVDSSYMPIAEVVGEISDSLQEILYRCDRDGKPDPHVLNLRAEIRSDYSQYANDEGFPIKPQKLIYDLRQVMGADDIVISDVGAHKMWMARHYHCHRPNTCIISNGFAAMGIAIPGAIAAKLVHPDRKIVAVTGDGGFMMNCQELETALRVGTAFVTIIFNDGGYGLIEWKQENHFGHSSFIKFGNPDFVKFAESMGLKGYRVQSVAELIPTLKEALDQDVPAVIDCPVDYRENLRFTQRAGDLSCAI
- a CDS encoding aldehyde dehydrogenase (similar to AA sequence:cyanobase_aa:LBDG_33900); the encoded protein is MTIATINPVTGETIKTFDALSDAEIETRIEIAHSQFLKSRSIPMSQRAEWLLAAANILEQERDRFGTLITLEMGKPIKAAIAEVEKSASVCRFYAEKADEFLADVPIQTEASSSFVRYQPLGIILAVMPWNFPFWQVFRFAAPALMAGNVGLLKHASNVPQSALAIEEVFTRAGFPTGAFQTLLVGADKVAAIVEDDRVKAATLTGSEPAGASLASIAGKQIKKVVLELGGSDPFIVMPSADLDQAVKTAVTARMINNGQSCIAAKRFIVADEIADQFVDRLIEQYKALKIGDPMLPETDIGPLATPGILKDLDQQVQTSIQQGAKVLIGGEPIHDRPGNFYPPTILSEIPKGCLAEYDEFFGPVALVFRVPDLESAIARANDSPFGLGASAWTQDETERDRLIQEIESGSVFINDMVKSDVKLPFGGIKRSGFGRELGREGILEFVNVKTIWVK